The nucleotide sequence TCAAATGCAATGATCTGGCTCTGTGCCTGACTATCTTGAGTTGTTGACACGATCTCGACTAGGACTCGATAGCTTTTATATCCAATTCTTGGCGAGTTAAAATCAGCAGCGATGCTCTGCCAGCCCTCTTTGCCCGACACTTTGACGGATTTAATCAGCTGTTTTTCACTGTTTTTAAAAGCATCAAAGAGTTTCTGCCGCGTTTTACGCCCTTGCCAGTAAAAGTTCAGCGTCACCGGTGTCGCCGTATTAACCTGAGTGTGCGCTGTCATGGGTGAACTGGAGTTATAAACTCGTCTAAAGTGCTTCATCCCTAACCAGGCGCTATTATCTAGTGTTAATTCAAGGCTAGTATTACCACTTAGCTTTTTTCCCTCTTTACTCTCACCTAGATTCAATCGATTGCTTTTGGCATCAATAAGCCAAGTGCGGTCGCTAGTATTAAAATCAGCATAGTGTTCAAAATCACTGCCATTGATAAGGTTGACCCCGAGTCGATATTGCAGTTGTTCATCCTTCATCTCAACGCTTGTGAGTCTGTCTCCCCAATGTGAGGCTGCGAGACTAAATAGCACATTTTTACCACTAGGCTGAACAGTTTTACTGTATTGAGCTTTTAACGTCTCTTTATTCTCAGACTCGATAACACCGTGGCCGCCGGACGTGCTGATATAGGTGTTTCGCTTTTCTGAAAGTTCAGATAAACGTTTCATCACATAATGTCGTTGTAAACCGACGGCGGGGGTGGGCTTGTAGCCTTTTAGGTAGATAGGAACAATCTCAGCACGGTGAAATTCTCCTTCATCAAGCCATACGTACAAGATAAAGCTGAGTTGTGTCGAATTAAAGTTTTGATCGAATATGAAATTTCCCATGGAGTAAGCAATCAAGCGGTTTTGGTACAATTCCAGCCCTTGAGCAACATGAGGGTGATGGGCTATAGCAAGCGATGCACCCACATCAATCGCAGATTTAAGCCTCTGCTCCGTAACGCCTGTAGGCTCGTTTTTATACTCTAAGCTGCCATGGTATTGCACCACAGTATGACGACTGCCTTTCGTTTCCCGTATCACGGTAGAAACGATATTCTCTAAACTACCGTATGCGGCGCCGCCATGATCTGCTGTTGCTGCTTGACCGACTTTGGCACCGCCTTCCCACCCGACATACCCCAACATAGAAAATGGCTGACCATTGATTGTTTCCCAGTGAGCTTTTAATGCATCATTAGATGTTTTACCCGCTCCTGAATAGCCGAGCTGGCTCTGTGAAAGGTGTTTCAGCGTAGAATCTAGTCCAGACTCTAGATAGTCATAGGTGTGATTATTGCCTAAAGTCACGTAGTCAATTCCAGCCCAAGTGAGTGCTGATAGCAACGCGGGCTGACTAAAGAACACCACCGACTTTTTAGCCTTCTTCTTAGGTGTTTCGCTCGCAATTTGAGTCTCAAGATTAACCGCTGCTAGATCAGCCAAACTCATATATGGCTTCATCTGTTCCACGACTTGTCGACTGTCATCTAACAGACTCTCATCATGAAGCAGCTCAGGATCATCAAAATAAGGCTTAAAGAATCGTCTGCCCATCATGACATCACCACCAAACGCTAACATGACACGGCCCAATCTTCTCTCTGTTAACTTGATGGCCGGAATAGTACCGCCATTTTGCAACAACTCACTCAGACTAAATGAGTGAATAGAGGAGTAAAAACCTTGGCTATCGAGTACTAACTGAAATAGCGGCTCAGGCAGCATGATGGTAAAACGCCCATCCGCATCTGTGGTCACATTGCGAGTGCTAACCTTTGTACTTGTGCTAGCTAAACCAATATCTTGCACTTCAATAACAACGCCTTTAATGGGTCGAGAAGCATCATCGATCACTCGACCCTGTACTGAGATCACGTCACTCAGTACAGGCTGGCTAAACAGGGCAATAAAAAGAAAAAAACTAAACCAGCTGATCTTAATAGGTGTAGCGATAATTGACATATGCATAGATAATTACATTGTTATTATTATTAACTTTTACCATAAAAGAATTAACACGTTACCGCCAGTGATCTCCATGCCATTCTAAGCTCAATGTATACCCTAAGGTTATGAATCACTCTCGATGATTTACTGAAAAACAACTTCACATCGCTATTTTAGTCATCACAATTGAGCGACATCGAATAATTATCTTGATTTGAAATTAGATATTAGCTTTACTAACTGTAAATAAAGAATAATTTTCATGGAGTGAAAATGCCAGATAAAACAGCATTAGTTCTTGGCGGCGGTGGGGCACGGGCGGCTTATCAAATAGGCGTACTTAAAGCCATCGTTCAGTTATACCCCAGAAATCATGGCATCCCATTTAAGATTATCTGTGGAACTTCTGCTGGTGCCATTAATGGGACCTCAATTGCTACTCATGCGTCCTGTTTTCACTTAGGTGTCAGAAAACTCGAATGGGTTTGGCGTAATTTTCATACTGAGAAAGTATACAGTGCATCTATCTCAGGCGTATTAAAGCACTTAAGCAAAATGCTACTGATGAGCGTGCAAGATGACAAGGTCAATACCAACGCCGGTAGTCTATTTAATAGTGAACCACTGCGGGGCTTACTCGATAACTTGATCAACTTTACTCGTATTGACAGAAATATTGGCAGCGGAGCGCTAAACGCCCTAAGTATCGATGCCTCCTGTTATAACTCCTCTCGTTCAGTCACTTTTTTTCAGGGTAGCCATGATATCCCCGAATGGCAAAGAGACCGACGCAGTGGCCAACGTACTCAGTTAAACACCGATCATCTGCTTGCCAGCTCTGCTATTCCGCTTGTTTTTCCCTCAGTAAAACTCAATCAAGACTATTACGGCGATGGTTCGGTCCATCAGCTAGCCCCCTTAAGCAGCCCTATTCACTTAGGCGCAAAGAAGATATTTGTGATCAACCTTGAGAGCCCTCATAAACATCTCTCCCAAGAAGTGGACCACCATCCCAAAACAGCCACCATCGCAGGTCACCTACTGGATACTATCTTTTCTGACACCTTGAATAGTGACTTAGAGCGACTAGAACGGATAAATAACACTCTCGCATTGATCCCCAAAGAGGACGCGAAAAAACTCCCCTTAGCCAATATTCAGACGTTAGTGATTAAACCCAGTGAAGACTTAAGTAAACTTGCCTCTCGCTATTATAACGAGATGCCCTTTGCGGTGAGAGCAATGCTAAGGCCCATAGGCATTAATCAACAGACAGATTCAAGTATCGTCTCTTATCTGCTTTTCGAACGCTCTTATTGCAGTGCCTTGATCGACTTAGGTTATCAGGATGCCATGTGTCAAATTGATGAAATTAGAGATTTTTTTGAGATAAAGAAATAATTGCACATTTCTCATTAATACCTTTTTGAATCATTTCTGCGGCGGTCACTCCCCAGATTTCATAGGAAACTTCACTCGGGTGAAATCCATCTTTCGCCAAACCGCTTTGCTGTAAATCAGCAACTCGGTGAAGTTTGTGACTTATATCGATAAAGCCACAGCCTTTATTGAGATGAACAAAATGCGCTAAGCTACGATTGAACGCTTGCGCTCTTTTGCCTAAAAACCAACGAAGAGGATTAGGTAATAAGGGGAACTGCTCCATTGGGGGAACTGATGTAAACCAAATTTGTTTGGTTTGGAATTGTTTTTGGAGCAGTTGACTCAATATGAGTAGTTGCTTACTCCATTTCACTGTACTTACAGGACTAAGAACATCATTCACGCCGATTGAAAGCAACACCAGATCAAACTGCTTAGCTTCTATCGTCGTTAACCTTTGAATAAGATCTGCCGTGGTGTCCCCTGATTGCGCTACCAAGGACCAAGATACACTATGCTCTTTTGCCAATTCTCGAGTAAAATAGCCCACCAACGCCTGCTCTTGATGATCAACACCAACCCCAGCAGCAGCTGAATCCCCCGCCACCAGAACACTTAATGCTGAACCCGACCCAAGCGTTCCACATCGTTCACCATTTGCCTCAGGTAAAACTAGGCTTGTTCGACGAACACAGTACCCCTGAAAAACAAACAGGGGCACAAGCAGGACAAAAACAATATAGTGGAACATCAAGTGCTTCTAGTCTCTAAAAATATAACCAAACGACTCAACCTAACTAGGCTGCGCAGTTTGAGCGATATACTTGTCGACTAAACGTTCGAGAATATCTAAAGGTACGGGACCATTTTTTAAGACCACATCATGGAAATCCCTCAGATTAAACTTATCTCCCAAGGCTAATTGCGCTTTATCCCGCAGGGCTAAGATTTTCATCATCCCAACCTTATAAGAGGTCGCCTGACCTGGCATCACAATATAACGTTCAATTTCGGAAACCACATCACTGGTGGCCATACCGGTATTGAGCTTCATATATTCAATGGCTTGCTCACGAGTCCAGCGTTTTTCATGGATCCCGGTATCCACCACTAAGCGTACCCCTCTGAATAACTCCGCCTGCAATCTACCGACATTATCAAAAGGATCATCCTGAAAACCTAGCTCCCAAGCTACACGTTCAGAGTAAAGTGCCCAGCCTTCACTATAAGCTGTAAATGGAGCCATTTTACGAATAAAAGGCATCCCCTCCAGCTCCATAGCAACGGCAACCTGAAAATGATGACCAGGGATTGCTTCATGGTAAGCAAGAGTGCGCATACCATATTTAGGTGTCGCCTTAATATCGTATAAATTAGCAAAGAAACGACCGGGACGACTGCCATCAATAGCGGGCTGTTGATAATAGGCTCCCGGTGCTGTTTTTTCTTTAAATTCTGGGATCCGCACCACCTCCATTCCAGCTTCCGGGCGAATTCTAAACGCATCATCCAGCCCCCCATTGATCTCATCGAGAATCGTTTGATAATCAACTAAAATCTGGGCTCTACCCGCATCACTGTCTTCATAATAAAACTGTGGATCCGCGGCCAATGTTTCAATCGCAGCCGAGAAACCATGTGTAATGTCAAATCCTTCAGCTGCTAATATAGTGAGTATCTCACTTTGAATACGCGCCACTTCTGCCAAACCCATATTATGAATTTCATCGGCAGTATAGTCAGTAGTGGTGAAAAAATTCAGTGAAAGTTGATACGCTTCATTGCCATTGGGAAGACGCCACAAACCATCATCGGTTCCAGCTTTATCCGCCAACGCTGAAAAGTAGTCGATAAACAAACCGTAAGCTGGATACACATATTCACGGATATTATCCTCAGCTAATGTGAGTAGTTCAGCTTGTTTCTTAATAGGAATATCTTGAGTATCTGCCAGTTTTGTTTTTAAAGAGACATAGAGAATATTGTCC is from Shewanella sp. MTB7 and encodes:
- a CDS encoding CapA family protein, encoding MHMSIIATPIKISWFSFFLFIALFSQPVLSDVISVQGRVIDDASRPIKGVVIEVQDIGLASTSTKVSTRNVTTDADGRFTIMLPEPLFQLVLDSQGFYSSIHSFSLSELLQNGGTIPAIKLTERRLGRVMLAFGGDVMMGRRFFKPYFDDPELLHDESLLDDSRQVVEQMKPYMSLADLAAVNLETQIASETPKKKAKKSVVFFSQPALLSALTWAGIDYVTLGNNHTYDYLESGLDSTLKHLSQSQLGYSGAGKTSNDALKAHWETINGQPFSMLGYVGWEGGAKVGQAATADHGGAAYGSLENIVSTVIRETKGSRHTVVQYHGSLEYKNEPTGVTEQRLKSAIDVGASLAIAHHPHVAQGLELYQNRLIAYSMGNFIFDQNFNSTQLSFILYVWLDEGEFHRAEIVPIYLKGYKPTPAVGLQRHYVMKRLSELSEKRNTYISTSGGHGVIESENKETLKAQYSKTVQPSGKNVLFSLAASHWGDRLTSVEMKDEQLQYRLGVNLINGSDFEHYADFNTSDRTWLIDAKSNRLNLGESKEGKKLSGNTSLELTLDNSAWLGMKHFRRVYNSSSPMTAHTQVNTATPVTLNFYWQGRKTRQKLFDAFKNSEKQLIKSVKVSGKEGWQSIAADFNSPRIGYKSYRVLVEIVSTTQDSQAQSQIIAFDDFSLIEWQSAYSSNSEPNGFHFGETQASVIGFNQAASQPVVLQFN
- a CDS encoding patatin-like phospholipase family protein, producing the protein MPDKTALVLGGGGARAAYQIGVLKAIVQLYPRNHGIPFKIICGTSAGAINGTSIATHASCFHLGVRKLEWVWRNFHTEKVYSASISGVLKHLSKMLLMSVQDDKVNTNAGSLFNSEPLRGLLDNLINFTRIDRNIGSGALNALSIDASCYNSSRSVTFFQGSHDIPEWQRDRRSGQRTQLNTDHLLASSAIPLVFPSVKLNQDYYGDGSVHQLAPLSSPIHLGAKKIFVINLESPHKHLSQEVDHHPKTATIAGHLLDTIFSDTLNSDLERLERINNTLALIPKEDAKKLPLANIQTLVIKPSEDLSKLASRYYNEMPFAVRAMLRPIGINQQTDSSIVSYLLFERSYCSALIDLGYQDAMCQIDEIRDFFEIKK
- a CDS encoding SGNH/GDSL hydrolase family protein, with amino-acid sequence MFHYIVFVLLVPLFVFQGYCVRRTSLVLPEANGERCGTLGSGSALSVLVAGDSAAAGVGVDHQEQALVGYFTRELAKEHSVSWSLVAQSGDTTADLIQRLTTIEAKQFDLVLLSIGVNDVLSPVSTVKWSKQLLILSQLLQKQFQTKQIWFTSVPPMEQFPLLPNPLRWFLGKRAQAFNRSLAHFVHLNKGCGFIDISHKLHRVADLQQSGLAKDGFHPSEVSYEIWGVTAAEMIQKGINEKCAIISLSQKNL
- a CDS encoding DUF885 domain-containing protein, which translates into the protein MFKKILKYTGLALLILLVSGAALATHEWYAKKPFFFRAFLDRTLIKIAFDSPETLTSLGFLESVGIKSHNADLDDDRPEKTDELFAELDVIHETLLSYEDADLDENQLLSKEIALYLLDFSAKAEAYRYHNYPVNQLFGVQNGYPSFMEAQHRVETVEDAENYLSRLEKVKLKFEQNLLGLRVRELNGIIPPRFVIDRVLTEMTEFVETPIKDNILYVSLKTKLADTQDIPIKKQAELLTLAEDNIREYVYPAYGLFIDYFSALADKAGTDDGLWRLPNGNEAYQLSLNFFTTTDYTADEIHNMGLAEVARIQSEILTILAAEGFDITHGFSAAIETLAADPQFYYEDSDAGRAQILVDYQTILDEINGGLDDAFRIRPEAGMEVVRIPEFKEKTAPGAYYQQPAIDGSRPGRFFANLYDIKATPKYGMRTLAYHEAIPGHHFQVAVAMELEGMPFIRKMAPFTAYSEGWALYSERVAWELGFQDDPFDNVGRLQAELFRGVRLVVDTGIHEKRWTREQAIEYMKLNTGMATSDVVSEIERYIVMPGQATSYKVGMMKILALRDKAQLALGDKFNLRDFHDVVLKNGPVPLDILERLVDKYIAQTAQPS